Below is a window of Culturomica massiliensis DNA.
TCGAGAGTGCAGGCTTTAATGAGGGCCGTATTTATTCGGGCGGAGCCTATTATCATGTCAAAGATCATCTGGGCAGTATCCGCCTGGTCATGGATCAGACGGGATCGGTCAAGGAACAGAACGATTACTATCCTTTCGGAATGCGTCAGGAGCGGAGCAATTACGCTTTGTTTGCCGGTAACCGTTTTAAATACAACGGCAAGGAGGAGCAGACAACGGGCGGATTGGGTTATCTGGACTACGGTGCCCGTATGTACGATGCGGAATCGGGGCGTTGGTTCGGCGTGGACCCGTTGCTGGAGAAGTATTACGGTTTGAGTCCTTATGTATATTGCGGGAATAATCCGCTTATCTATATTGACCCGGACGGTCAGCTTAGTACCCATTATGTAGATAAATATTATAATGTAATATTTCAATCTTCAGATAAGAGTGACGATGTTATAAAAGTTCCTGATGATCGGATTGCTGATTTTTTGGCGCTTTTACAAGCCTCGAGCTGGGATGTCAAACGTATTAATTCTTCCGGTTTTAATGATTATTTAAAAGGAGAATATGGGTTGGCTGATTACCAATTTTCAGAAGCTCAACTCAATGCTTTGGATCAATTTTCAACGACTTGGTCGCGTAATAATGCAGCCCGTTATATGTTGAATCCGATAATGGTTAATGCTTTGCGGATGGGATGGAGCGAAGCTTTAAGCCAATGGACTAATCCGGAGTTGGTTGCTACAGGCTTAAGTGCCGGAATTTTGGGATTGCAGGGATTGGCGAGGCATGCTGCTAAGGGGGAAATACAGTATTCTGATGATTTGCTAAAGACAGCACGGAGCCTATATCCAAGCAAAGCAGGTAAAATAGAGATGCACCATATCACTCCGAAATATTTAGGCGGTGGGAAGGATGGTCCACTTGTTCCGTTAGACGCATCATATCACCAAGTAATCACAAATGAGTTTAGAGCATTGTGGCCTTATGGTAAAGGTGTTCCGAGTGCCACGGAATTACAAGATATAATAAAGCAGGTTTATTCTAAGTATCCATTGCCGCCAAGCTATTAAAATTAAAAATGGTAATGAAAGACATTAGAATTTACTGTAAACTACGATTATACTTATTTTCTTTTTAAAGCAGATGAAGGTCAGAATATAGGAACATCTAAAATTTAAGAATAGTAATGAAAGAAACATTAGAACTTAGAATAAACTACGATTATGCTCATTTGCTTTTTAAAGCAGATGAAGGTCAGAATATAGGAACATCTGTAAAAGTTGTTGAACTCTCAAAGGAAGACTCAAGATATAGGCAAGTGCCAATTATTGCAGAAGAAGTAAGGAAAAAATATAACGGGAAATTTTTCTTTGGTTGGAAAATCGGACGTAAATACAGTAGAAGGGAATTAGATACAGCTATATTACTGCATTTAAAAATAAAAACAATATTTGAGCCGACAGGTGAAGAATGCGGAACGCTGTATGATGAAACGGCAGCTTGTACTATATGCGGAGCTAACAGGAAACAGGTAAGTCCTTTAATTCTTGAGAAAGGAACGATGCCCAAAAAGGATATTGCTAAAACAATAGGGGGCGAAGTAGTTGTATCAGAAAAGTTTGTAAATGCAGTAAAGCGGAGAAATTTAAAAGGCTTACAGTTTGGTGCTGTCAACGTTGAAAAATATTACCAACTTACTGCAAATACGGATATTGAATTATCGCCCAATACGATTGTAGGTATTAATCCATTTGATTTATCAACGAGTAACGAAGGAGAAATTTACAAATGTCCAAAAGGTGATACAATCGGTTTAAATCTTTTGTCAGAACCTTACGTTTTAAATAGCCAATCAATCGGGAAATATGATTTCTATGCAAGCAGGCAAAAAGTTGGTGTTAGACGTGGATTGTTACGGCCAGAGCCGATTTATTTTTGTTCACCAGCTTTCAGGAAAATGGTTGAAGAAGAAAAGCTAAGTGGATTTGAATTTGAGATAACAAATATTGAATAATGAACAAAGCCACTAGGAATGAACTTACCCCCAAAAGTTTTGTGTCCAACTTTTGGGGGCCAGTTCACTTTTTGGACACCCTCTTCTTTTTCAGAGACGGGCGGCTTTGCCGCTAAAAAATCATTTTTAAGGCATTTTTTGCCTATTCACTGCTTATTTCTGTTAAATCTTGGTTGTTCTTGTCTTATTTTATCCCCCAAAATCGTCCTTTCCAGAAAAAGTGATCAACAATCCCTAATTTTATGCTAACGCTTCTTCGTAACAGTCGTTTTTATTTTGTTATAAATGAACGGTATATTAGTATATTAGAACCTTCTCCCGATTTAAATATCAATTTTCTGGGTCGTCCTAATGCGATGGGGAATGGATACTTAATAGGTATTCTTTGTAAAGGGAGATTGCGTGATAAGCAATAAGCTTGTTTTAATATATTTCCGGCAAAAATCTGCCGGAAATTTTTTTGTTTTTTATGATGTAAATTTTTTTGTCATTCTGATATATCCGGTGTTTTTTGGTCTCTTTTTTAGTTAAAAAAGGGCTGTTTTTGCAGTGATAAGGTTTTTGTAAAAAACAGGTCTTATAATCAGGTGTTTAGAAGTGCAGTGATAAGGTTTCTGTTTGCATGTCGGAGAATCTTTTTGGATTTTGTGCTTTAAATTTAGCACAAATAATCAAATGCAATCGTTATGAAATCTATTCGTGCAAAATTGGAGTTGAAGGCATTTTCTTTGCCTGAGTTATTAGTTGTGCTTGTTATCATCGGGATTCTTGTTTTGATTGCTTTGCCTAATCTGATGCCTCTTATATCAAAGGCTAAAAGTACGGAGGCTCAGCAGCAGTTGGTGTTTTTGCACACCTTGGAAAAAACTCATTTTTATATGCATTCCCGGTATTCGGCTTCTTTGGAGGAGTTGGGCTTTGAGCAGCAGAAGCTGGTGACGGACGGAGGAAGTGCCAATTACCGGATTGAAGTTACCGAAGCCAGTGAGAAAGGATTTAAAGCGAAGGCTACCGCTGTGGTCGATTTCGACGGAGACGGGACATACAATGTCTGGGAAATCGACCAGGATAAAAACCTGAAGGAAGTAACGAAAGATTAAGGCCTGAAATAAAGCAATATGTGGGATTTGTTATTGATACTGCCTTTGGGAAGTATGATGTGTTCGGATTTCCGGATGCGTAGAATTACATTGGCGGATTTGTTACTGTTCGGAATATTACAGTGGGGAATGTCTTATTACGAATGGGGGTGTTGTGCATTCTTTGTGAGAATATTCGTAAACCTGTCGTTGCTTTGCTTTATAGGAATAATTGTAGCCGGGTATTATTACCTGCGTTACGGCAAAAAATCGTTACGTAAACAAATCGGAGTGGGGGATTTGTGGTTTTGTTTGTTGTTGCTGCCTGCTTTTTCCTGTTGGGAGTTGACTTTTTTTCTGACTTTTTCCGGTTTGATTATGTTGTCGGTGTGGTGGGTGTATGTCCGGATAAAAAGGAGGGAAGTGACAATACCTCTGGTGGGCGGTTTGGGATGTATGTATATGTTGTTAATCTTAATGCGTGTTTTGGGTTATGGATGAGAAGCATATTCCGGCCGGTATAACGGGTTTTTTTACAGCAGAGGAAGCCCGTGCCTATCATTTGATTCCTGTGGAGAGGAATGCCGGAGAGTTGAAATGTTATGGTAAAAAAGGATGTTGTTATGACAGTGTACGGGAGGAAATTGCCGTAGTCCGGGGGGTGAAGCTACAGGTGGAAGTTTTACCGGAAGACGGATTCGAGCGGCTTATGCGGCAGTGTTATCGGTATGGGGGAGCGATTGCGGATATGTCCGATGGTGATGTAGGAAGTTCGGATTTTTTGAGTCGGTTGATATTGGAGGCTTATCATTGTTATGCCAGCGATTTGCATTTTGAAGCTTATGAGGAGCGTTGCCGGGTACGTTTCCGGATAGACGGGCGTTTATTGGAACGATATGCAATCGGAAAGGAGAATTATGCGGCTTTGGTCAATCAGATAAAGATTTTGGCTAATCTGGATATTTCCGAAAAGCGTTTGCCGCAGGATGGACGGATTTTTTTCAATAGGGAGGCCTGTCGTTTTGATGTCAGGGTGTCTTGTCTGCCGGCCATATACGGTGAAAAGATCGTTCTTCGCTTACTGACGCGTCATACGGAATTGCTCGATCTGGATAATTTGGGTTTTGATGACAGGCAATTGGCGGATTACCGGGAAGCTGTCTCCAATCCGCATGGGTTGATCCTGATCAGCGGTCCGACCGGTTCGGGTAAAAGCACTACATTGTATGCCACTTTACGTTTGCTGAACCGTGAAGACAATAATATTCTGACGATAGAGGATCCCGTGGAGTATACGCTGGAGGGGGTCAATCAGGTGCAGTTGAAGGAGGAGATCGGGCTTACCTTCGGTAGTGCTTTGCGTACTTTTTTACGGCAAGATCCGGATATTATCATGTTGGGAGAAATCCGGGATACGGAAACGGCCCGTATGGCCGTAAGAAGTTCTTTGACGGGGCATTTGATTTTTTCGACGATACATACGAACAGTGCCTGGGGATGTGTGGCCCGCCTTACGGATATGGGACTTCATTCTTTTCTGATTGCCGATACGTTGCTTTTGTGTATGGCTCAGCGCTTGGTGCGTTTGCTTTGTCCTCATTGCAAGTGCGGGATGAATGCAGAGGAGGGAGGATTGGCGCATTTGGCCGGTGTTCCCCGCCGTCTTTTCCGGGCTGTAGGATGTGAGGCTTGTTATTATACCGGTTATTCCGGGCGGAAGGCCGTTTATGAGGTGCTGCCTGTCGATTCGCGTTTGGCTTTGGCCATTCGTAATCAGGAAACGGAAATAGCGGCTTTGTTAAAGGAAAGAGGGATAAAAACATTGAGAGAGTCTGCCTTGCAACTGTTAGAGGACGGTCTGACTTCTCTGGAAGAGGTATTGCCCTTGTTGAACGAATAAACGGTAGGTTATGATTTTAAGGTGTTTGTTTTCAGTGATTATATTGGTCGTATCGGGAAGTGTGTATGCCCAGGAGAGTGCCGACTCTTTGGCGGTAGTACAGACAGATGTTTTACGAAGGACTTTGGATAGTTTGGGAAGCAGGGATCCCGCTTATTTGCAGGAAACGGATCTTTCGGTGGGAAATATTCCGCTTTCCGAGTTATTACGTAGTATTGCGACAGTCAATCAGGTGAATTTATGTGTAAAGGTAGCAACCGATCCTTTGGTCGCCTGTAATTTCAGTCGGGCACGTATTACAGACCTGTTGTATTTTCTTTGCCGGGAGTACGGTTTGGAGGCCGAAATCAGCGGTAATATTGTGACACTCCGTTCAGCTGCCGTTTTACCGCAATCCGAACCGGAACCAACGGTGCGTTACGATTCGTTACAGGTTTCTCTCTCTTTCGATTTTCAGGAAGTTTTGCTTCCGGAGGTGGCTCGTTGCATCACCCGGCTGACAGGACAAAATGTAATTGTACCTCAGAATTTGTATGCTTCCCGCGTATCGTCTTATCTGCAACAATTAAAAGTGCCTGATGCAATCCGTGCTTTGGCTGCAGCTAACGGTTTGGTGGTTACGGAAGAAAAGAGAGGCGTATGGATTTTTGATTCCTCCGGAGAAAGAGAATCTGAAGGGCAGGAACGGAATAAGCATTTTGTCCGGAGAGAGGTATATGCAACAGACCGGTTATCGGCCGATAGTCTGGGCTGTCTTACCGCACATATAACAAATGGAAATTTGAGCGATATATTGTCAGAAGCCTGTGAGTTGCTAAAGCTGAATTATTTTTTTGCCACCCCTTTGAAGGGCCAGACTTCGGTGTATTTACAGCATATAGAGTATGAGACTTTTTTCGACGTTGTACTGGCGGGAAGCGGGATCAGTTGCGGGAAGTATGACGGGGTGTATGTATTCGGAACAACAGGGAAGGAGAATGCTTTGGTGACAACGCGTGTCGTTCCGTTGCGTTACCGTACGGCGGAGCATTTACCCGAGCTGATACCGGATGCATTGAAAAAAGAGGTGCAGGTGCAGCTTTTCCCCGATCTCAACAGTTTGATCGTAAGCGGAGACAGCCGGCATGTGACGGCCGTGTGTCGTTTTCTGGAGAGCATAGACCGGAGAGTACCTTTGATAACGATTGACGTTATGATTGTCGAGGTGACGAAAAGTACGATCCGGGAAGCCGGAATTGAAGCCGGCCTGGGGGAGAAACCGGCGGTAACGAAGGGCTCTTTTTCTCCCGGTATCAATATGACTTTGGGAGCTGTATCGGTAAATAAGCTGATTAATAGTTTCAACGGTTTCGGATCGGTGAATCTGGGAAGGGTTACTCCTGATTTTTACATGAATCTTAAATTTCTGGAAGAGGCCGGAGATATTGAGTTGCGTTCGACACCGAAACTTTCGACGCTGAACGGACACGAGGCGACGCTGAAAAGCGGGGAAACCCGGTATTACAAAGAAGTGTCGAGTAATATTATCGGGTCACAG
It encodes the following:
- a CDS encoding type II secretion system protein GspD, whose amino-acid sequence is MILRCLFSVIILVVSGSVYAQESADSLAVVQTDVLRRTLDSLGSRDPAYLQETDLSVGNIPLSELLRSIATVNQVNLCVKVATDPLVACNFSRARITDLLYFLCREYGLEAEISGNIVTLRSAAVLPQSEPEPTVRYDSLQVSLSFDFQEVLLPEVARCITRLTGQNVIVPQNLYASRVSSYLQQLKVPDAIRALAAANGLVVTEEKRGVWIFDSSGERESEGQERNKHFVRREVYATDRLSADSLGCLTAHITNGNLSDILSEACELLKLNYFFATPLKGQTSVYLQHIEYETFFDVVLAGSGISCGKYDGVYVFGTTGKENALVTTRVVPLRYRTAEHLPELIPDALKKEVQVQLFPDLNSLIVSGDSRHVTAVCRFLESIDRRVPLITIDVMIVEVTKSTIREAGIEAGLGEKPAVTKGSFSPGINMTLGAVSVNKLINSFNGFGSVNLGRVTPDFYMNLKFLEEAGDIELRSTPKLSTLNGHEATLKSGETRYYKEVSSNIIGSQTPIQSDSYTWKSIDANLCVRIVPYVGEDGHITLQVEIEQSEFTGKEEKDAPPSTATRSFKSQIRVKDGEMVLLGGIERNSRDRSSRGLPYIARIPLLKWLFGSTRNNKVNQKLNIFIKPTVL
- a CDS encoding type IV pilin protein yields the protein MKSIRAKLELKAFSLPELLVVLVIIGILVLIALPNLMPLISKAKSTEAQQQLVFLHTLEKTHFYMHSRYSASLEELGFEQQKLVTDGGSANYRIEVTEASEKGFKAKATAVVDFDGDGTYNVWEIDQDKNLKEVTKD
- a CDS encoding GspE/PulE family protein; this translates as MDEKHIPAGITGFFTAEEARAYHLIPVERNAGELKCYGKKGCCYDSVREEIAVVRGVKLQVEVLPEDGFERLMRQCYRYGGAIADMSDGDVGSSDFLSRLILEAYHCYASDLHFEAYEERCRVRFRIDGRLLERYAIGKENYAALVNQIKILANLDISEKRLPQDGRIFFNREACRFDVRVSCLPAIYGEKIVLRLLTRHTELLDLDNLGFDDRQLADYREAVSNPHGLILISGPTGSGKSTTLYATLRLLNREDNNILTIEDPVEYTLEGVNQVQLKEEIGLTFGSALRTFLRQDPDIIMLGEIRDTETARMAVRSSLTGHLIFSTIHTNSAWGCVARLTDMGLHSFLIADTLLLCMAQRLVRLLCPHCKCGMNAEEGGLAHLAGVPRRLFRAVGCEACYYTGYSGRKAVYEVLPVDSRLALAIRNQETEIAALLKERGIKTLRESALQLLEDGLTSLEEVLPLLNE
- a CDS encoding RHS repeat domain-containing protein; this encodes MEKAKTTYVYNELGQLQNVTYGNNLYTDTRAYNIRGLQTRQSGTQFTMNLRYENPTKGTACYNGNISEWDCVFPLKNTSLYTFTYDNLNRFAGNEYYENNIKRIAYFEQGITYDKNGNLLTLNRQNTGLSSKAYTYQYTGNRLTGLNVSGVNGTYTYDNYGNMLSDSRKALNLEYNFLNLLSGVIQSGSRVATYAYASDGTKLSVVGADGRGYEYYGSLIYQINGSSLTFESAGFNEGRIYSGGAYYHVKDHLGSIRLVMDQTGSVKEQNDYYPFGMRQERSNYALFAGNRFKYNGKEEQTTGGLGYLDYGARMYDAESGRWFGVDPLLEKYYGLSPYVYCGNNPLIYIDPDGQLSTHYVDKYYNVIFQSSDKSDDVIKVPDDRIADFLALLQASSWDVKRINSSGFNDYLKGEYGLADYQFSEAQLNALDQFSTTWSRNNAARYMLNPIMVNALRMGWSEALSQWTNPELVATGLSAGILGLQGLARHAAKGEIQYSDDLLKTARSLYPSKAGKIEMHHITPKYLGGGKDGPLVPLDASYHQVITNEFRALWPYGKGVPSATELQDIIKQVYSKYPLPPSY